A genomic window from Quercus lobata isolate SW786 chromosome 10, ValleyOak3.0 Primary Assembly, whole genome shotgun sequence includes:
- the LOC115963312 gene encoding uncharacterized protein LOC115963312, with protein sequence MENGALQRISSVDSELVKEEEVSSVDAERGQGLQTAQVVMNMIDITMPGTLTEEKKQKVLTAVDQRETVVKALQDAVPEDVRQKLTTAVTGILHTRGTNLNLNGLLDIARITDVSTGLKA encoded by the exons ATGGAAAATGGGGCTTTGCAGCGGATTAGCTCTGTTGATTCAGAATTGGTCAAAGAGGAGGAAGTCAGCTCGGTAGATGCTGAAAGAGGTCAAGGGCTACAGACAGCACAAGTGGTTATGAATATGATTGATATAACCATGCCTGGTACTctaacagaagaaaaaaaacagaag GTCTTGACTGCTGTGGATCAAAGAGAGACAGTTGTGAAAGCTTTGCAAGATGCTGTTCCAGAAGATGTTCGTCAAAAGCTTACAACTGCTGTAACTGGAATTTTGCATACACGAGGCACAAACTTAAATTTGAATGGACTTCTTGATATTGCTCGGATAACTGATGTTTCAACAGGATTGAAGGCCTAG
- the LOC115962509 gene encoding putative pentatricopeptide repeat-containing protein At5g37570, protein MAFIRRCQYSSRCFSFSGVSSNSSSLPKAKATATTTTTTTTAFNSNSNSIPTLLRSCKTSLHLHQLHAHIIRKGLEQDHFLITLFISLSLSTLSYSTSLFNRVQRPSTFLWNSLIRAYSQNSNFMHIVSLFVRMKREGGVPDSYTYPSIIKTCSTQCEVSLGSAFHGSALRCGVEGDLFVNTSLIDFYGKCKHIFSARKLFDDMSDRNVVSWTAMVVGYITVGDLEEAKRLFNEMPQRNVASWNAIICGLVKLGDLKGARRMFDEMPERNVVSYTTMIDGYAKAGDMASARFLFEQVPQRDIFVWSALISGYAQSGQPNEALKVFLEMDSRDVKPDEFVMVSLMSACSQIGNLELAKWVDSYVSRSTMDIQQPHVAAALVDMNAKCGNMERATKLFEEMPKKDLISYCSMIQGLSYHGHGKKAVDLFNKMLNEGLVPDEVAFTVILSACSHAGFVEEGWHYFEMMRYEYSLVPSPDHYACMVDLLSRVGRLKAAYELLNSMPVEPHSGAWGALLGACKLHCNIELGEVIAARLLELEPHNAGNYVSLSNIYAAADRWSDVSLVREKMKERGVRKITGHSCINS, encoded by the coding sequence ATGGCTTTTATCCGGCGATGTCAATACTCTAGCCGTTGCTTCTCTTTCTCCGGTGTCAGTAGCAATAGCAGTAGCCTTCCAAAAGCCAAAGCCACtgccactaccaccaccaccaccaccactgccttcaattcaaattcaaattcaatcccAACTCTCCTCAGGTCTTGCAAGACCTCTCTCCACCTCCACCAACTTCACGCCCACATCATCCGTAAAGGCCTCGAGCAAGACCACTTTCTCATCACCCTTTTcatctccctctccctctccacTCTTTCCTATTCCACTTCCCTCTTCAACCGCGTTCAAAGACCCAGTACGTTCCTCTGGAACTCTCTCATTAGAGCTTATTCTCAAAACTCTAATTTCATGCACATTGTTTCACTCTTCGTTCGCATGAAGAGAGAGGGTGGTGTGCCTGACAGCTACACCTACCCGTCGATCATTAAAACGTGTTCCACCCAGTGTGAGGTTAGCTTAGGGAGTGCCTTTCATGGGTCGGCATTGAGGTGCGGGGTTGAAGGGGATCTCTTTGTTAACACTAGTTTGATTGACTTCTATGGGAAATGTAAACATATTTTTAGTGCTCGTAAGCTGTTCGATGATATGTCTGACAGAAATGTGGTTTCATGGACGGCTATGGTTGTTGGGTATATAACTGTTGGGGATTTAGAAGAGGCAAAGAGGTTGTTCAATGAAATGCCACAAAGGAATGTGGCATCCTGGAATGCTATCATTTGTGGCCTCGTGAAACTGGGTGACTTGAAGGGTGCGAGGAGgatgtttgatgaaatgcctgAGAGGAATGTGGTTTCGTATACTACCATGATTGATGGGTATGCAAAGGCAGGTGATATGGCGTCTGCAAGGTTTTTGTTTGAGCAGGTGCCTCAAAGGGATATTTTTGTGTGGTCTGCATTGATATCGGGTTATGCTCAAAGTGGTCAGCCTAACGAAGCGTTGAAAGTTTTCCTTGAAATGGATTCAAGGGATGTAAAGCCTGATGAGTTTGTTATGGTGAGCTTGATGTCTGCTTGTTCTCAAATTGGTAATTTGGAATTGGCTAAATGGGTTGATTCTTATGTGAGCCGAAGCACAATGGATATTCAACAACCTCATGTAGCTGCGGCTCTTGTTGACATGAATGCCAAGTGTGGAAACATGGAGCGAGCAACGAAGTTGTTTGAAGAGATGCCCAAAAAGGACCTAATCTCTTATTGTTCCATGATACAAGGGTTGTCGTATCATGGGCATGGGAAGAAAGCTGTTGACCTTTTCAATAAGATGCTAAATGAAGGGCTGGTTCCAGATGAGGTGGCCTTCACCGTCATCTTGTCAGCATGTAGTCATGCTGGATTTGTTGAAGAGGGTTGGCACTATTTTGAAATGATGAGATATGAATACTCTTTAGTTCCTTCTCCTGATCATTATGCTTGTATGGTTGATCTTCTTAGCAGGGTAGGGAGATTGAAAGCAGCTTATGAGCTTCTAAACTCAATGCCTGTGGAGCCACATTCTGGTGCTTGGGGTGCACTTCTTGGGGCCTGTAAGCTGCATTGCAATATTGAATTAGGGGAGGTTATTGCTGCTCGCCTTCTTGAGCTTGAGCCACATAATGCTGGTAATTATGTGTCTTTGTCCAACATCTATGCAGCAGCAGATCGGTGGTCAGATGTTTCTCTTGTGAGGGAGAAGATGAAGGAAAGAGGAGTTAGGAAAATAACTGGTCATAGTTGCATTAATTCATGA